From a single Poecilia reticulata strain Guanapo linkage group LG2, Guppy_female_1.0+MT, whole genome shotgun sequence genomic region:
- the heg1 gene encoding protein HEG codes for METWFLNQVLLCSLSVLGLGLPGPLRAGTPGYNSTNSVTDGLYYSAGTEEPSNTENGGTSTSYSSESLSPSQRDLLLTHTAGTDAATAGHLDTEQTETFTETSSRFPEATNLSTKPLTSSFITTTEFSSISSSDSSSSTSSGSSSSSSSSSSTSSSSSSTSSGSSSSSNNSSNISSSSTSSSSIVSSSSGFTNTNQMPVISHSVSTEDKPWLFPEDETMSQDSPDTTLRLGDATSSVSQTGTLTGRTYTTTVSRAGERTLLSVTSSNNSTSSAFTEDXSSRQPPSTWGVPPHRPVETEDYTQSAPSTRTDGRETTEQRVTGSFSETNGPAVASGTPGLTGQPNATKHQLSLTSQEISNSTPPLRVTEPSTDQSDAPVSSTPPFTSHSEGPVNGSGTDQDSGSSVGLSTEMTTGAQSPNTQNQEGTEGLSPETSEDSVGSGLTTVPSTISSSSEMDESQTNVPRTVTGIFLTPTPVTATERPQTTEENTFKSTAFTTSSMDSTVPSLPATSAAVLSSSSSSYATESITETTVPSTSPSSTAPTPTLQTSAALPAVQTQRPSTKMVIPTKAATTQAETSTGTQRLTTTQSQYSKTTDGHSTPARTTEAVHTTKKQTDGGATELEVTTVPTAVQTARLPQRNPCVSNPCMNGGMCVSYKGPEFICQCQKAWTGPTCDQDMDECKQSPCPTGSKCLNSNGSFNCECPLGYHLEDGRTCTRVKTFLGTFSFNRHDHFKTLAMYEREIIQLLNVSLSVLRGYSRSTLRSKEQGGVRILAVNMFSISTDVTTTEVYNSIQMSLSNCSSSLTHCRMVLQHQLSYHMESLCEAQKTQCDAERSTCTDSSGTAYCQCLQGYYKHNPEDLSCLECRDGYKLENGTCVACTFGFGGFNCANFYKLIAVVVAPAGGALLLILIIALIVTCCKKDKNDINKIIFKSGDMQMSPYADFPKNNRISMEWGRETIEMQENGSTKNLLQMTDIYYSPALRNSDLERNGLYPFTGLPGSRHSCIYPAQLNPSFISDDSRRRDYF; via the exons atggaAACGTGGTTTTTGAATCAAgtcctcctctgctctctgtcGGTGCTGGGTCTGGGTCTGCCGGGGCCCCTCCGGGCAGGGACCCCCGGCTACAACAGCACGAATTCGGTAACGGACGGGTTGTATTACTCAGCGGGCACAGAAGAACCCAGCAACACCGAAAACGGTGGAACTTCAACTTCATATTCCAGCGAGAGTTTATCACCGTCACAGAGGGATCTCCTGCTCACACACACGGCTGGAACCGACGCTGCTACCGCGGGGCACCTCG aCACGGAGCAGACAGAAACCTTCACAGAAACAAGCAGCAGGTTTCCTGAGGCCACAAATCTGTCCACAAAGCCACTTACCTCCTCCTTTATAACTACCACTGAGTTCAGTAGTATCAGCAGCAGCGACAGTAGTAGTAGCACTAGTAGtggtagcagcagcagcagtagtagtagtagtagtactagtagtagtagtagtagtac tagtagtggAAGTAGTAGCAGCAGTAATAATAGTAGTAACATCAGCAGCAGTAGTACTAGTAGCAGTAGCATTGTCAGTAGTAGCAGTGGCTTTACTAACACAAACCAGATGCCAGTAATCTCCCACTCTGTGTCCACGGAGGACAAACCCTGGCTGTTTCCTGAGGATGAAACCATGTCCCAGGACAGTCCGGATACGACGCTCCGTTTGGGGGACGCTACGTCTTCGGTGTCGCAGACCGGCACACTCACCGGCAGAACCTACACAACAACTGTAAGCCGTGCCGGGGAAAGAACCCTGCTCTCTGTTACCTCCTCTAACAACAGCACCTCATCGGCATTTACGGAGGACTYGAGCTCCCGTCAGCCTCCGTCCACCTGGGGTGTCCCTCCCCACAGGCCTGTGGAAACCGAGGATTATACTCAAAGTGCCCCGTCTACAAGGACTGATGGGAGAGAAACTACAGAACAGAGAGTGACTGGGAGTTTTTCTGAAACTAATGGTCCAGCAGTGGCCAGCGGAACCCCGGGTTTAACCGGACAACCTAACGCCACAAAGCATCAGCTTTCTTTAACATCTCAGGAGATATCTAACTCAACTCCACCTCTCAGGGTGACAGAGCCCAGCACTGATCAGTCAGACGCACCTGTTTCCTCCACCCctcctttcacttcacactCAGAGGGTCCAGTAAATGGCTCTGGGACGGATCAGGATTCTGGCAGCAGTGTTGGATTGTCCACAGAGATGACCACTGGAGCCCAGAGCCCCAACACTCAGAACCAGGAAGGCACAGAAGGCCTTTCACCCGAAACCAGTGAGGATAGCGTGGGTTCAGGTTTGACTACTGTGCCCTCAACAATCAGCAGTTCATCTGAAATGGATGAGTCTCAGACAAACGTGCCAAGGACGGTTACCGGGATCTTCCTCACTCCTACACCAGTCACTGCCACCGAgag ACCACagacaacagaagaaaacaccTTTAAGTCAACTGCTTTTACCACCAGCAGCATGGATTCCACTGTTCCTTCCCTACCAGCAACATCAGCAGCAgtgctgagcagcagctctagTAGCTATGCTACAGAATCCATTACAGAGACCACCGTCCCGTCCACTTCACCTTCCTCCACAGCGCCCACCCCGACCCTGCAGACCTCTGCAGCACTCCCGGCAGTCCAAACGCAGAGGCCTTCAACTAAGATGGTCATTCCTACTAAAGCAGCAACCACGCAGGCAGAAACAAGCACAGGGACCCAAAGACTCACCACAACGCAAAGTCAGTACAGCAAAACCACCGACGGTCACAGCACTCCTGCCAGGACTACAGAGGCTGTACACACCACCAAGAAACAGACGGACGGAGGGGCCACAGAGCTGGAAGTGACGACGGTGCCCACTGCGGTCCAAACCGCCAGACTGCCACAAA GAAATCCCTGCGTGTCGAACCCTTGCATGAACGGAGGGATGTGTGTGAGCTATAAGGGACCAGAGTTCATCTGTCAGTGTCAGAAGGCCTGGACAGGACCCACCTGTGACCAAG ATATGGATGAGTGTAAGCAGAGCCCCTGCCCGACTGGCTCCAAGTGCTTAAACTCAAACGGCTCCTTCAACTGTGAATGTCCACTCGGCTATCATCTTGAGGATGGACGGACGTGCACCAGAG TAAAGACATTTCTGGGAACTTTCAGTTTTAACAGACATGATCATTTCAAAACCCTGGCCATGTATGAGAGAGAGATCATACAGCTG CTCAACGTGTCACTGTCGGTCCTCCGAGGCTATAGTCGCTCAACACTAAGGAGCAA GGAGCAGGGCGGGGTTCGTATCTTGGCTGTCAACATGTTTTCCATCTCCACTGATGTGACGACAACTGAAGTGTACAACAGCATCCAGATGTCTCTGAGCAACTGCAGCTCGTCGTTGACCCACTGCAGAATGGTCCTGCAGCATCAGCTCTCCTACCACA TGGAGAGCTTATGTGAAGCTCAGAAGACTCAGTGTGATGCCGAGCGCTCAACCTGCACTGACAGCAGTGGCACGGCTTACTGCCAGTGTCTCCAGGGATATTACAAACACAACCCAGAAGACTTGTCCTGCCTAG aaTGCAGGGATGGATACAAGCTGGAAAATGGCACATGTGTCGC gTGCACTTTTGGATTTGGGGGCTTCAATTGTGCCAATT TTTATAAGCTGATTGCAGTTGTGGTGGCACCTGCAGGAGGCgctctcctcctcatcctcatcattGCTCTAATTGTCACTTGCTGCAA gaaagacaaaaatgacatcAATAAAATCATCTTCAAGAGTGGAGACATGCAAATGTCGCCGTATGCAGACTTCCCCAAAAATAATCGTATATCCATGGAGTGGGGCAGGGAGACCATCGAGATGCAGGAAAATGGCAGCACAAAAAACTTGCTGCAGATGACTGACATTTACTATTCT CCTGCTTTGCGTAACTCCGACCTGGAGAGAAATGGCCTGTATCCGTTCACGGGTCTGCCGGGTTCGCGCCACTCATGCATTTACCCCGCCCAGTTGAACCCTTCCTTCATAAGCGATGATTCTCGGAGAAGAGACTACTTCTGA
- the slc12a8 gene encoding solute carrier family 12 member 8 — protein sequence MKIVHLLTFSHVPTLLAGFIVQDFNLDLFLFFFRVNEWKCERERRRRRLPPVSFHADWLQICICLDETXKQAKNTRPTFHVSQGPFQVAMETEALPVGWHVHTWGQAGDGTELLKGGSADTNTNTHVHDLFHEDAQRFHQPSQPWWRIKLFVWEPVLFGTWDGVFTTCMINIFGVVLFLRTGYLVGNTGVLLGLLLVSVVVLVALVTVMSGIGVGEHCGVGSGGVYSMISNVLGGRIGGTVGLLYVFGQCVAGAMYLTGFSESVAELLGLQSQWAVRCMSAAVLLALLGINLAGVKWIVRLQLLLLAVLAVSTLDFVIGTYTHLDPEHGFVGYSAKLLSSNIIPDYSPGENFFTVFGVFFPAATGVMAGFNMSSDLQRPEHNIPVGTLAAVFTSWFLYLVFVFLLGAICTREALRYDFLIAEKVSLVGFLFLLGLYISSLASCMGGLYGAPRILQCIAEERVIPSLTFLARGKGPNRTPVAAICLTSMLTLAFIFIGRVNVLAPIVTINFMLTYSFVDYSYFCVAMTFQLQTKQKRQTCISGRRSRRKSTKQSSRPLIESSPPNYGSGGGSPQGKGTLLEFNRDMDQIFPPVSKPNPEPEKMTLRQDLCSGSQSRKAATKQRLMHSFGLDLNSNMFSNENGGEQSSAPLEEGNEGQSGDEEFRAGDQPEVKYHIRTGDAPQDSPAETHLYDAGNEEKPEQQHFEIQPMRDAFYTKLCNHWIALIGAMSSILIMFIIQWAYALANILVALLLFFYIGKTSPGLPTGIAAQFSFFRWLKSILGHLCRKRGSPREEMVVTPSLSGIGLKTKQLTEDNTDFSSRHRFHQSWFIQADTMVQPPYQ from the exons ATGAAGATAGTTCACCTGCTGACGTTTTCACACGTTCCCACTCTGCTGGCTGGATTTATCGTTCAGGATTTTAATTTGgatcttttcctctttttttttcgaGTAAACGAATGGAAATGTGAAAG GGAAAGGCGGCGGCGCCGGTTGCCTCCTGTCAGCTTCCACGCAGACTGGCTTCAGATATGCATATGTTTGGATGAGACAAKAAAACAAGCGAAAAACACAAGGCCTACGTTTCATGTGAGTCAAGGACCTTTTCAGGTGGCTATGGAGACGGAGGCCCTGCCAGTCGGTTGGCATGTGCACACCTGGGGCCAGGCGGGCGATGGGACCGAGCTGCTGAAGGGGGGATCTGCTgacaccaacacaaacacacatgttCACGATCTGTTTCATGAAGATGCACAG CGTTTCCACCAGCCTAGCCAGCCGTGGTGGAGGATCAAGCTGTTTGTGTGGGAGCCGGTGCTTTTTGGGACCTGGGATGGCGTTTTCACCACCTGCATGATCAATATCTTTGGGGTAGTTCTGTTTCTGCGCACCGGATACCTGGTG GGTAACACTGGCGTGCTGCTGGGGTTGCTCCTCGTCTCCGTGGTGGTTTTGGTTGCCTTAGTGACAGTAATGTCAGGGATCGGAGTGGGCGAGCACTGTGGGGTAGGGAGCGGAGGAGTCTACTCCATGATCTCCAATGTGTTGGGAGGCCGAATCGGGGGTACTGTTGGCCTCCTGTACGTCTTTGGACAG TGTGTTGCCGGCGCCATGTACCTCACGGGCTTCTCCGAGTCCGTGGCAGAGCTTCTGGGTCTGCAGAGCCAGTGGGCGGTGCGCTGCATGTCGGCAGCTGTCCTCCTAGCGTTGCTTGGGATCAACCTGGCAGGTGTGAAGTGGATCGtcagactgcagctgctgctgctggctgtgTTGGCAGTCTCCACTCTGGACTTCGTTATTGGCACCTACACACACCTCGATCCAG agCATGGCTTCGTGGGTTACTCAGCCAAGCTTCTCAGTAGTAACATCATACCAGATTATAGCCCAGGAGAAAACTTCTTCACAGTATTTGGGGTCTTCTTCCCTGCTGCTACAG GGGTCATGGCAGGATTCAACATGAGCTCAGACCTGCAGCGGCCAGAGCACAACATCCCCGTGGGAACCCTAGCAGCTGTTTTTACTTC GTGGTTCCTGTATCTGGTCTTTGTCTTCCTCCTGGGGGCCATTTGCACCAGAGAAGCTCTCCGCTATGACTTCTTGATAGCAGAGAAG GTCTCCTTGGTGGGTTTCCTCTTTCTGCTGGGACTTTACATCTCCTCCCTGGCTTCCTGCATGGGTGGCTTGTATGGAGCGCCCAGGATCCTCCAGTGCATCGCCGAAGAGAGGGTCATCCCCTCACTGACCTTCCTAGCAAGAGGG AAAGGCCCAAACCGGACCCCTGTGGCGGCCATTTGTCTAACCAGCATGCTGACCTTGGCATTCATTTTCATTGGTCGGGTCAATGTGCTAGCACCAATTGTCACCATCAACTTCATGCTCACCTACAGCTTCGTTGACTACTCCTACTTTTGTGTGGCCATGACCTTCCAGCTTCAAACGAAACAGAAGAGACAGACCTGCATTTCAGGAAGGAGAAGCAGGCGCAAGTCGACCAAGCAAAGCTCTAGGCCTCTGATTGAATCCTCTCCCCCCAACTATGGGAGCGGAGGCGGAAGTCCGCAGGGAAAAGGGACTCTGTTGGAGTTCAATAGGGATATGGACCAGATCTTCCCACCTGTCTCCAAACCTAATCCTGAACCAGAGAAGATGACTCTGAGGCAGGATCTGTGCAGCGGATCTCAGAGTAGGAAAGCCGCCACTAAGCAGAGACTGATGCACAGCTTTGGTCTGGATTTGAACAGCAACATGTTCTCAAATGAAAACGGAGGGGAGCAGAGCTCAGCTCCACTCGAGGAGGGAAACGAAGGGCAAAGTGGAGATGAGGAGTTCAGGGCTGGAGATCAACCTGAAGTCAAATATCACATTAGGACGGGTGACGCACCGCAAGATTCGCCTGCAGAGACTCATCTTTACGATGCAG GTAATGAAGAAAAACCAGAGCAGCAACACTTTGAAATTCAACCCATGCGTGATGCCTTCTACACAAAGTTATGTAACCACTGGATTGCCCTCATTGGG gcAATGAGTTCCATATTGATTATGTTTATCATTCAGTGGGCTTATGCTTTAGCCAACATCCTGGTTGCATTGCTGCTCTTCTTCTACATCGGGAAAACAAGTCCTGGTTTACCTACAG gtATTGCAGCTCAGTTCAGCTTTTTCAGATGGCTGAAGTCAATTCTTGGTCACCTATGCAG GAAGAGAGGATCTCCCCGGGAGGAGATGGTGGTGACGCCGTCTCTCTCCGGAATCGGCCTCAAAACCAAACAACTGACTGAGGACAATACTGACTTTTCCTCTCGCCACCGCTTTCACCAATCTTGGTTCATCCAAGCCGACACAATGGTGCAACCACCGTACCAGTGA
- the LOC103461749 gene encoding uncharacterized protein LOC103461749, whose amino-acid sequence MNYLTWALVNGPVGVINFIINAFYIFCIVCPLRGERINSVSSSVWLNFFYYTQIVPAQRAIFIWIKKNIKPIIFCILLLENIYGLLDLVLVIMAPYSTGSELNMTSKVEQAPVSIPVEELLNQTVDIYAIMVIIKKGRFYLSFVVMMTSSCITVVYLGMHIRRMVINGQSLSSARLSSQLRVTITGVIQGLLYFSFAVWHEYVFTSQQNLSAFISPYVRSTAVSFYMLGTTFNLGAGQSVFRQRAADTWSRASRWF is encoded by the exons ATGAACTACCTAACCTGGGCCCTGGTCAATGGGCCTGTCGGCGTAATCAACTTCATAATTAATGCTTTTTACATCTTCTGCATCGTGTGTCCGCTCCGCGGAGAAAGGATCAA CAGCGTTTCCTCCTCTGTCTGGCTGAACTTCTTCTATTACACTCAGATTGTTCCTGCACAGAGAGCCATCTTCATCTGGATTAAgaagaacatcaaaccaatcatcttctgcattttgcttttagaaaacatttacgGTTTACTGGATTTAGTCTTGGTCATTATGGCTCCCTATTCTACTGGATCTGAACTCAACATGACTTCTAAGGTGGAACAGGCACCCGTCTCCATACCGGTGGAAGAGTTGCTGAACCAGACTGTGGATATATATGCTATTATGGTTATCATAAAGAAGGGTCGTTTTTATCTCTCTTTTGTTGTGATGATGACATCTAGTTGTATCACTGTAGTCTATCTAGGAATGCACATTCGGCGTATGGTTATAAATGGACAGTCCCTTTCCAGTGCTCGGCTCAGTAGCCAGTTGAGGGTCACCATCACTGGCGTCATTCAGGGTCTCCTGTATTTTTCCTTTGCTGTCTGGCACGAGTACGTGTTTACGTCTCAGCAAAATCTGTCTGCTTTCATAAGTCCTTATGTACGATCGACAGCGGTCAGTTTCTACATGTTGGGCACCACATTTAACCTGGGAGCTGGTCAGTCTGTGTTCAGGCAGAGAGCAGCAGATACGTGGAGCAGAGCAAGTCGGtggttttag